A region from the Triticum aestivum cultivar Chinese Spring chromosome 3D, IWGSC CS RefSeq v2.1, whole genome shotgun sequence genome encodes:
- the LOC123075490 gene encoding E3 ubiquitin-protein ligase SIRP1 produces the protein MEAARGDPDDPLIASRRGRVGGWWDRNQDFIRRRAETLRRPAAQAEAEAERSREPPASKNSMAGLLVPAAAEVRDLECAVCLEDLVAGGRKLRKMDCSHCFHQRCIFRWLHVSRLCPMCRFAMPSRPDGEHVGDEVERELAAEEEDAADEEKSAAAEERSSGE, from the coding sequence ATGGAGGCAGCAAGGGGGGATCCCGACGACCCCCTCATCGCCTCCCGCCGCGGACGGGTCGGCGGGTGGTGGGATCGTAACCAGGACTTCATACGGAGACGCGCGGAGACGCTGAGGCGACCCGCCGCCCAGGCGGAGGCCGAGGCAGAGCGTAGCAGAGAGCCGCCGGCTTCCAAGAACTCCATGGCGGGGCTGCtcgtgccggcggcggcggaggtgcggGATCTGGAGTGCGCGGTGTGCCTGGAGGACCTGGTGGCCGGAGGCAGGAAGCTCAGGAAGATGGACTGCTCCCACTGCTTCCACCAGCGCTGCATCTTCCGCTGGCTGCACGTCAGCCGGCTCTGCCCGATGTGCCGCTTCGCGATGCCCTCCCGGCCCGACGgcgagcacgtcggcgacgaggtggAGCGGGAGCTCGCGGCTGAGGAGGAAGACGCCGCTGACGAAGAAAAGTCTGCAGCAGCTGAAGAACGTTCGTCCGGTGAGTGA